From one Meiothermus cerbereus DSM 11376 genomic stretch:
- a CDS encoding GbsR/MarR family transcriptional regulator — protein sequence MSDRLHQFVEEFALAYEAAGIPRTAGRILGWLMVCDPPEQTASQLVEALGSSKASISTMTRLLVQMHLIERVPRRGSRQDYFRIRPGTWSERVKNGLAGLSLYKSLAEKGLRLLENAPPQRSERLQEMRELYAFFEEELQGLFERYERKQRKRKG from the coding sequence ATGTCCGACCGCCTGCACCAGTTCGTGGAGGAGTTTGCCCTGGCCTATGAAGCCGCCGGCATTCCTCGCACAGCGGGGCGCATTCTGGGCTGGCTAATGGTCTGCGACCCACCCGAGCAAACCGCCTCGCAGTTGGTCGAGGCCCTGGGAAGCAGCAAGGCCTCCATCAGCACCATGACCCGGCTCCTGGTGCAGATGCATCTGATTGAGCGGGTGCCCAGGCGGGGCTCGAGGCAAGACTACTTCCGCATCCGGCCTGGCACCTGGAGCGAGCGGGTCAAAAACGGCCTGGCCGGTCTGAGCCTCTACAAAAGCCTGGCCGAGAAAGGGTTGCGGCTCCTGGAAAACGCCCCACCCCAGCGCAGCGAACGGCTGCAGGAGATGCGGGAGCTATACGCTTTTTTTGAAGAGGAACTGCAGGGGCTGTTTGAGCGCTACGAACGCAAGCAGCGTAAGCGGAAAGGCTGA
- a CDS encoding ABC transporter permease, which translates to MLKSSSTLLRLAWRNLWRHRRRTLLLLLVVAYATLTIVLFWGINDGFIQSILYGNARYLGAPVLITTPAYFQDPDPEQGLPSLGFLSQVETQPGVRAAAPRLEFPGLVRSAYAAEAVRVRGVEPALEARVSRIPSAIVQGRMLEKPGEVVLGQQLAERLDVRLGERVVLDTSALAGPQALGLQVVGLVRSGVAPVDRGAVLVHLGDARRLTGLATATAVALDVPRGQESRLARALNLELPPGLRAYDLSQLLGGLAEALQTRQGSVFLIGLLFSLFAALAVTSTVLVSVLERTREFGIMEAIGMSPQRLAQVVTLETILATALGWGAGLVLGYALNYWMAVQNVLGPVFASYGAAWEILGTGSEIYTAQSPWYALFAAITIVLAALFSILIPARRVLALNPAEAMRTE; encoded by the coding sequence ATGCTTAAAAGCTCGAGCACACTACTCAGGCTGGCCTGGCGCAACCTCTGGCGGCATCGGCGGCGCACCCTGCTGCTGCTGCTGGTAGTCGCCTATGCCACCCTCACCATCGTCTTGTTCTGGGGCATCAACGATGGGTTTATCCAGTCCATCCTGTACGGAAACGCGCGCTACCTGGGTGCGCCGGTGCTCATCACCACGCCCGCATATTTTCAGGACCCCGACCCCGAACAGGGGTTGCCCAGCCTGGGTTTTTTGTCTCAGGTAGAAACCCAGCCGGGGGTGCGGGCCGCAGCCCCACGTCTGGAATTTCCCGGCCTGGTTCGCTCGGCCTACGCTGCCGAAGCAGTGCGGGTTCGGGGTGTCGAACCGGCCCTCGAGGCCAGGGTAAGCCGCATCCCCAGCGCCATTGTCCAAGGTCGCATGCTGGAGAAGCCGGGCGAGGTGGTGCTGGGACAACAACTGGCCGAGCGCCTGGATGTGCGGCTGGGTGAACGGGTGGTGCTCGATACCTCGGCGCTGGCTGGGCCGCAGGCCCTGGGTTTGCAGGTGGTGGGGCTGGTGAGGTCGGGGGTGGCCCCAGTGGACCGCGGCGCGGTGCTGGTGCACCTGGGCGACGCCCGTCGGCTTACCGGGCTTGCAACCGCCACAGCCGTGGCCCTGGACGTGCCGCGCGGGCAGGAGTCTCGCCTGGCCCGGGCCCTCAACCTCGAGCTACCCCCCGGCCTGCGGGCCTACGACCTCAGCCAGTTGCTGGGTGGCCTGGCCGAGGCCCTGCAAACCCGGCAAGGCTCGGTATTTTTGATTGGGTTGCTGTTTTCGCTGTTTGCTGCGCTGGCCGTAACCAGCACGGTGCTGGTAAGCGTGCTCGAGCGCACCCGCGAGTTCGGCATCATGGAGGCCATCGGAATGAGCCCTCAGCGCCTGGCCCAGGTGGTCACGCTCGAAACGATCCTAGCCACTGCCCTCGGCTGGGGGGCAGGGCTGGTACTGGGCTATGCCCTTAACTACTGGATGGCTGTCCAGAACGTGCTAGGGCCCGTCTTTGCCAGCTATGGCGCCGCCTGGGAAATCCTGGGCACCGGCAGCGAAATCTACACAGCCCAAAGCCCCTGGTATGCCCTTTTTGCAGCCATAACCATCGTGCTGGCTGCGCTTTTTTCGATCCTGATTCCGGCCCGGCGGGTGCTGGCGCTCAACCCCGCCGAGGCCATGCGAACAGAGTAA
- a CDS encoding DUF4383 domain-containing protein translates to MTAQRIDLFMGLVFALLAVLGLFFAPSGLILGLIPSNTSLAIVYLITAVALLYGYFTGDRLAHMMAAVIGLVYAALAIIGFFSSSFLGLPTGGWNTVVNLIAAVVLIYDWLGTPRTAS, encoded by the coding sequence ATGACGGCACAAAGAATTGACCTTTTCATGGGCCTGGTGTTTGCCTTGCTGGCCGTTCTCGGGTTGTTCTTTGCTCCCAGCGGGCTGATCCTGGGGCTTATTCCCAGCAACACCAGCCTGGCCATCGTGTACCTGATTACCGCGGTAGCCCTGCTATACGGCTACTTTACCGGTGATCGGCTGGCCCACATGATGGCTGCTGTGATTGGTCTGGTCTATGCGGCCCTGGCCATCATCGGGTTCTTCAGCAGCAGCTTCCTGGGCCTGCCCACGGGCGGCTGGAACACCGTGGTGAACCTGATTGCTGCTGTGGTGCTGATCTACGACTGGCTGGGCACACCCAGAACCGCTTCCTGA
- a CDS encoding ABC transporter permease, protein MFNLFSLSWRNIWRHRGRSLMTAGAVGLAVFFTLLYLSFLGAMENGIYNNLTASVGHLQVRVEGYREKREFRDRLIPGATRVESQLATQTQAQRVVALEIPALLAGETRSRGVLLIGDRRPPPLRERFIKQHLVEGDLPQEGDLEGIALGEALARALKVELGQPLYVYAPGTEGRGAGVYKLVGLLRFPDPAAEARSAYLSLAAAQELAAPGSATRIELHFPFTRYAQDAQLGVLQTQLAQSLGPGLSLESWKEASPAIAQVFDLLTPLVLIFAAIFFGLAGLLVLNTIYLGLLERTRELGVMVALGAGPAQVTRMVVLESLLLCLSGALVGAALGLLTVAALSEGLSLKALFGEAIGAFGLPEVLYLSLRTQDALVTVVYTLATGLLAAWWPARVAARLEPVEAMRFTA, encoded by the coding sequence ATGTTTAACCTCTTTAGCCTTTCCTGGCGCAACATCTGGCGACACCGCGGGCGCAGCCTGATGACGGCAGGGGCAGTAGGCCTGGCCGTGTTTTTCACCCTGCTATATCTGAGCTTTCTGGGGGCCATGGAAAACGGCATCTACAATAACCTCACCGCCTCGGTAGGACACCTGCAGGTGCGGGTGGAAGGCTACCGCGAAAAGCGTGAGTTTCGCGACCGGCTCATTCCGGGTGCAACCCGGGTAGAAAGCCAGCTTGCCACCCAGACGCAGGCCCAGCGGGTGGTGGCCCTGGAAATCCCTGCCCTGCTAGCAGGCGAGACCCGCTCTCGAGGGGTCTTGTTGATTGGCGACCGGCGTCCTCCTCCGCTGCGCGAACGCTTCATAAAGCAACACCTGGTCGAAGGGGATTTGCCACAGGAGGGCGACCTCGAGGGCATTGCCCTGGGAGAGGCACTGGCCAGGGCCCTCAAGGTAGAGCTGGGCCAGCCGTTGTATGTGTATGCGCCGGGGACGGAAGGACGGGGTGCAGGGGTCTACAAGCTGGTGGGGTTGCTGCGCTTCCCCGACCCCGCCGCCGAAGCCCGCAGCGCTTACCTCTCGCTGGCCGCCGCCCAGGAGCTGGCCGCACCCGGCAGCGCTACCCGCATCGAGCTACACTTTCCTTTTACCCGCTATGCCCAGGATGCTCAGCTCGGCGTCCTACAAACGCAGTTGGCCCAGAGCCTTGGGCCTGGCCTGAGCCTGGAAAGCTGGAAGGAGGCCAGTCCGGCCATCGCGCAGGTGTTCGACCTGCTGACCCCCCTGGTTCTGATTTTCGCGGCTATTTTTTTCGGGCTGGCGGGGCTTCTGGTGCTCAACACCATCTACCTGGGCCTGCTCGAGCGCACCCGCGAGCTGGGGGTGATGGTGGCGCTGGGCGCCGGGCCTGCCCAGGTAACCCGCATGGTCGTGCTGGAAAGCCTGTTGCTCTGCCTAAGCGGGGCCCTGGTGGGTGCAGCGCTGGGCCTACTTACAGTGGCGGCCCTGTCCGAAGGCCTTTCACTAAAGGCGCTGTTTGGCGAGGCAATTGGGGCCTTTGGCTTGCCCGAGGTGCTTTATTTGAGCCTGCGCACCCAGGACGCGCTGGTTACCGTGGTCTACACCCTGGCCACCGGCCTGCTGGCAGCCTGGTGGCCGGCCAGGGTAGCGGCCCGACTCGAGCCCGTCGAGGCCATGCGTTTTACGGCTTGA
- a CDS encoding outer membrane lipoprotein-sorting protein, which produces MNLRLLLLLGLLCLGPAGAATDPQAVLKAIVDNQRGGSLRATLTLSITRPERQTQFVLEVVSDGNERAIIWVKAPPREAGQAFLRVGDNIQLYNPSLKRVLRLPPSGRSDSFLGSDLSYSDLAGRDLEQDFIPRVETESDSSITLELIPKPQAPTPYGKLVLLASKPGFVPREVRYYDQRGQAVRKITFAQFAQVGGQSFPTQTTVEDLLRPGHRTQVVYSNYRFGIAVPESCFSVRALEAGC; this is translated from the coding sequence ATGAACCTACGACTTTTGCTGCTCTTGGGCCTGCTCTGCCTGGGGCCTGCAGGTGCAGCCACCGACCCCCAGGCCGTGCTCAAGGCCATTGTGGACAACCAGCGCGGGGGAAGCCTGCGGGCAACCCTGACCCTGAGCATAACCCGCCCAGAGCGGCAGACCCAGTTTGTCCTCGAGGTGGTCTCGGACGGCAACGAGCGGGCCATCATCTGGGTCAAGGCCCCGCCCAGAGAAGCCGGGCAGGCTTTTTTGCGGGTGGGGGACAACATTCAGCTTTACAACCCCAGCCTCAAGCGGGTGCTGCGGCTCCCCCCCAGCGGGCGCAGCGACAGCTTCCTGGGCTCCGACCTTTCCTATAGCGACCTGGCCGGGCGCGACCTCGAGCAAGACTTCATCCCCCGGGTTGAGACTGAAAGCGACAGCAGCATCACCCTGGAACTCATCCCCAAACCCCAGGCCCCCACCCCCTACGGCAAGCTGGTGTTGCTGGCCAGCAAACCCGGCTTTGTCCCGCGCGAGGTGCGCTACTACGACCAGCGCGGCCAGGCGGTGCGAAAAATAACCTTTGCCCAGTTTGCCCAGGTGGGTGGGCAGAGCTTCCCCACCCAGACCACCGTGGAGGATTTGCTGCGTCCAGGCCACCGCACCCAGGTGGTTTACAGCAACTACCGCTTTGGAATTGCTGTACCCGAAAGCTGCTTCTCGGTGCGGGCGCTGGAGGCCGGCTGCTAG